A window from Intestinimonas massiliensis (ex Afouda et al. 2020) encodes these proteins:
- a CDS encoding ABC transporter permease — protein MSTPAVHKEPVLRIAKRDGLPHWKGWLIRVAAVVLALILSGAFIYAITRLNPVQVYEAMFEGAFGSSRRSWVTIRDAMMLLCIGIGLAPAFKMKFWNIGAEGQILVGGCMTAGLMLALGGTVPTPVLLVIMAIASLCAGAVWGMIPAVFKARWGTNETLFTLMMNYVAIQITSYCVALWENPYGSNVVGIINQSTKDGWFPELFGQAYGLNVLIVVVLTVGMYIYLKSSKQGYEIAVVGESQNTARYAGIRLSKVFIRTMAISGAICGLAGFIAVAGASHTISTSTAGGRGFTAIIVAWLAQFNTFVMVLISFLLVFLQKGASQIASQFKLNEFASNVITGIILFCIIGSEFFIQYKLIFRGRKEAHHS, from the coding sequence ATGAGTACCCCGGCTGTCCACAAAGAGCCCGTCCTCCGCATCGCCAAGCGGGACGGCCTGCCCCACTGGAAGGGCTGGCTGATCCGCGTCGCCGCCGTGGTCCTGGCCCTGATCCTCAGCGGCGCCTTTATCTACGCCATCACCAGGCTCAACCCGGTACAGGTCTACGAGGCCATGTTCGAAGGGGCCTTCGGCTCCTCGCGCCGGAGCTGGGTCACCATTCGGGACGCCATGATGCTGCTGTGCATCGGCATCGGCCTGGCCCCCGCCTTCAAAATGAAGTTCTGGAACATCGGCGCCGAGGGGCAGATCCTGGTGGGCGGGTGCATGACCGCCGGGCTCATGCTCGCCCTGGGCGGCACCGTGCCCACTCCGGTGCTGCTGGTCATCATGGCCATCGCCAGTCTGTGCGCCGGGGCGGTGTGGGGCATGATCCCCGCCGTGTTCAAGGCCCGCTGGGGCACCAACGAGACCCTGTTCACCCTCATGATGAACTACGTGGCCATCCAGATCACCTCCTACTGCGTGGCCCTGTGGGAGAACCCCTACGGCTCCAACGTGGTGGGCATCATCAACCAGAGCACCAAGGACGGATGGTTCCCCGAGCTCTTCGGCCAGGCCTACGGCCTCAACGTCCTCATTGTGGTCGTCCTCACCGTGGGGATGTACATCTATCTGAAGAGCTCCAAGCAGGGCTATGAGATCGCCGTGGTGGGCGAAAGCCAGAACACCGCCCGCTACGCCGGCATCCGGCTGTCCAAGGTCTTTATCCGCACCATGGCCATCTCCGGCGCCATCTGCGGCCTGGCCGGCTTCATCGCCGTGGCCGGAGCCAGCCACACCATCTCTACCTCCACCGCCGGGGGCCGGGGCTTTACCGCCATCATCGTGGCCTGGCTGGCCCAGTTCAACACCTTCGTCATGGTGCTCATCTCCTTCCTGCTGGTCTTCCTCCAGAAGGGCGCCAGCCAGATCGCCTCCCAGTTCAAGCTCAACGAATTCGCCTCCAACGTCATCACCGGCATCATCCTGTTCTGCATCATCGGCAGCGAGTTCTTTATCCAGTACAAGCTGATCTTCCGCGGGAGAAAGGAGGCCCACCACTCATGA
- a CDS encoding ABC transporter permease, protein MIDILSLLQASIVFGTVILYGALGEIITEKSGNLNLGVPGIMYLGGIAGLASAFGYELSTPTPNPAVCLALSFVCAFLAAAAGGLLYSFLTITLRANQNVTGLTLTIFGGGVANFFGGALNTMAGGVGQISVATTSAAYRANIPALANLGAPGRLLFSYGFMVYLAILLAVLLRWFLNRTRMGLNLRSVGENPATADAAGVNVIRYKYLATCIGAGISGLGGLYYTMDYIKGTWASEGTIEALGWLAVALVIFAVWRSLNAIWGAYLFGFLTWLYLYIPGLSRSSQELFKMLPYLATILVLVVVSLRKKRENQPPAHLGLSYFREER, encoded by the coding sequence ATGATCGACATCCTGTCGCTGCTTCAGGCCTCCATCGTCTTCGGCACCGTGATCCTCTACGGCGCCCTGGGGGAGATCATCACCGAGAAGTCCGGCAACCTGAACCTGGGCGTGCCCGGCATCATGTACCTGGGCGGCATCGCCGGTCTGGCCAGCGCCTTCGGCTACGAGCTGTCCACCCCCACCCCCAACCCCGCCGTCTGTCTGGCGCTCTCCTTCGTCTGCGCCTTCCTGGCCGCCGCCGCCGGAGGACTGCTCTACTCCTTCCTCACCATCACCCTGCGGGCCAACCAGAACGTCACCGGCCTGACCCTCACCATCTTCGGCGGAGGCGTGGCCAACTTCTTCGGCGGCGCCCTCAACACCATGGCCGGCGGCGTGGGCCAGATCTCGGTGGCCACCACCTCCGCCGCCTACCGGGCCAACATCCCCGCCCTGGCCAACCTGGGCGCGCCCGGCCGGCTGCTGTTTAGCTACGGCTTTATGGTCTATCTGGCCATCCTGCTGGCCGTGCTGCTGCGCTGGTTCCTCAACCGCACCCGCATGGGCCTCAACCTCCGCTCGGTGGGCGAAAACCCCGCCACCGCCGACGCCGCCGGCGTCAACGTCATCCGCTACAAGTACCTGGCCACCTGCATCGGCGCGGGGATCTCCGGCCTGGGCGGGCTGTACTACACCATGGACTACATCAAGGGCACCTGGGCCAGCGAGGGCACCATCGAGGCCCTGGGCTGGCTGGCCGTGGCCCTGGTCATCTTTGCCGTGTGGCGGTCCCTCAACGCCATCTGGGGCGCCTACCTGTTCGGCTTCCTCACCTGGCTGTACCTGTATATCCCGGGCCTGAGCCGCTCCAGCCAGGAGCTGTTCAAGATGCTGCCCTATCTGGCCACCATCCTGGTGCTGGTGGTGGTGAGCCTGCGGAAAAAGCGGGAGAATCAGCCGCCGGCACATCTGGGGCTGTCCTACTTCCGAGAGGAAAGATAA
- the tadA gene encoding tRNA adenosine(34) deaminase TadA has translation MEREEYMRQALALAEEAAGHGDVPVGCVVVKDGAVIGRGCNRREERGDAVAHAEVEAIRQACRAVGGWNLHDCALYVTLEPCPMCAGAIINARVGTVCYGARDEKAGACGSVLDLFAERFNHRPRVYGGVLKEECAALLQDFFHDLRKNSPNFPQN, from the coding sequence ATGGAGCGGGAGGAGTATATGCGTCAGGCCCTGGCCCTGGCGGAGGAGGCCGCCGGGCACGGCGACGTGCCGGTGGGCTGCGTGGTGGTAAAGGACGGGGCGGTGATCGGCCGGGGCTGCAACCGCCGGGAGGAACGGGGGGACGCGGTGGCCCACGCGGAGGTGGAGGCCATCCGGCAGGCCTGCCGGGCGGTGGGGGGCTGGAATCTGCACGACTGCGCCCTCTACGTGACGCTGGAGCCCTGCCCCATGTGCGCCGGGGCCATCATCAACGCCCGGGTGGGCACGGTGTGCTACGGGGCCCGGGACGAGAAGGCGGGGGCCTGCGGCTCGGTGCTGGACCTGTTTGCCGAGCGCTTCAACCACCGCCCCCGGGTATACGGCGGGGTCTTGAAAGAGGAGTGCGCCGCTCTGCTCCAGGATTTTTTCCATGATCTGCGCAAAAATTCCCCGAATTTTCCCCAGAATTAA
- a CDS encoding manganese efflux pump MntP, giving the protein MEQAVFLLLIALSLALDAFAVSVSSGVAVPGFGPAQALKLGVWFGAFQFAMPLAGWLLGTGVSAYVEAADHWIAFALLALIGGRMAAGALVQGCGTQARPEPAALTPGRLTALAVATSIDALAVGVSLTCMEVDILTAAGVIGAVAFCLSVLGGLLGRRLGCLFQRRAELAGGIVLILIGVRILIEHLTGG; this is encoded by the coding sequence GTGGAACAGGCCGTCTTTCTCCTCCTCATCGCCCTCAGCCTGGCGCTGGACGCCTTTGCCGTGTCGGTATCCAGCGGGGTGGCCGTCCCCGGCTTTGGGCCGGCCCAGGCACTCAAGCTGGGCGTGTGGTTCGGGGCCTTCCAGTTTGCCATGCCCCTGGCGGGCTGGCTGCTGGGCACCGGGGTCAGCGCCTATGTGGAGGCGGCGGACCACTGGATCGCCTTTGCCCTGCTGGCCCTCATCGGCGGACGGATGGCGGCAGGGGCCCTGGTTCAGGGCTGCGGGACCCAGGCGCGGCCCGAGCCGGCCGCCCTCACGCCGGGGCGGCTGACGGCCCTGGCGGTGGCCACCAGCATCGACGCCCTGGCGGTGGGCGTCTCCCTGACGTGCATGGAGGTGGACATCCTGACCGCCGCCGGGGTCATCGGGGCGGTGGCCTTCTGCCTGTCGGTGCTGGGGGGATTGCTGGGCCGGCGGCTGGGCTGCCTCTTCCAGCGGCGGGCCGAGCTGGCGGGCGGAATCGTCCTCATTCTGATCGGGGTCCGAATTTTGATCGAGCATCTGACGGGAGGGTAA
- the yqeC gene encoding selenium cofactor biosynthesis protein YqeC, producing the protein MELWRRLALDPAAHRLVTLVGGGGKTTLLYALARQAVDAGYTVAVTTTTHILPHPGLPRSERPTRALLEARRAVTVGTVGEKGKLTGPENPAALLDLAGVVLVEGDGANRLPLKAPEEWEPVIPPESRAVLAVAGLDAVGRPIGETCHRPDRAAALVDKPPDALVTAADAARLLTHPLGGRKGVPVGAAFRCVLNKADTPARRAAGEVCAAQIRAMGLQAVLTAFREEERDGKCWF; encoded by the coding sequence ATGGAGCTTTGGCGCAGGCTGGCCCTGGACCCGGCGGCCCACCGGCTGGTGACCCTGGTGGGGGGCGGCGGCAAGACTACCCTGCTCTATGCCCTGGCGCGGCAGGCGGTGGACGCGGGCTACACCGTGGCCGTCACCACCACCACCCACATCCTGCCCCATCCCGGGCTCCCGCGGTCCGAACGGCCCACCCGGGCCCTGCTGGAGGCCCGGCGGGCGGTGACCGTGGGGACGGTGGGGGAGAAGGGCAAGCTGACCGGCCCGGAGAACCCGGCGGCCCTGCTGGACCTGGCCGGCGTGGTGCTGGTGGAGGGGGACGGGGCCAACCGCCTGCCCCTCAAAGCTCCGGAGGAGTGGGAGCCGGTGATCCCGCCGGAGAGCCGGGCGGTGCTGGCCGTGGCGGGGCTGGACGCGGTGGGCCGCCCCATCGGGGAGACCTGCCACCGGCCGGACCGGGCGGCGGCCCTGGTGGACAAGCCCCCGGACGCCCTCGTGACGGCGGCGGACGCGGCCCGGCTGCTGACCCACCCCCTGGGGGGGCGCAAGGGGGTCCCGGTCGGTGCGGCCTTCCGGTGCGTGCTCAACAAGGCGGACACGCCGGCCCGCCGGGCCGCCGGGGAGGTATGCGCGGCCCAGATTCGGGCCATGGGCCTTCAAGCCGTGCTGACGGCATTTCGGGAAGAGGAGCGTGACGGAAAATGCTGGTTTTGA
- the yqeB gene encoding selenium-dependent molybdenum cofactor biosynthesis protein YqeB, with amino-acid sequence MLVLIKGAGDLATGTAVRLHRAGFRVVMTDIARPTAVRRTVAFCQCMYDGTAQVEGIAARRVETAEEAAACLTAGEVPVLADPEARIRTELPFDALVDAILAKRNLGTALTDAPIVLALGPGFTAGVDCHGVVETKRGHYLGRLILAGSAIPNTGVPGDIGGYSAQRIIRATADGIFEPEVEIGQRVETGALVARVDGTPVYAAMPGMVRGMLPAGLRVTQGMKAGDIDPRCEYEHCFTVSDKARAVGGGVLEGLLYFQSRRG; translated from the coding sequence ATGCTGGTTTTGATCAAAGGGGCCGGGGACTTGGCCACCGGCACGGCGGTGCGGCTGCACCGGGCGGGGTTCCGGGTGGTGATGACCGACATCGCCCGGCCCACGGCGGTGCGGCGGACCGTGGCCTTCTGCCAGTGCATGTATGACGGGACGGCCCAGGTGGAAGGCATCGCCGCCCGCCGGGTGGAGACGGCGGAGGAGGCCGCGGCCTGCCTGACGGCGGGAGAGGTCCCCGTGCTGGCCGACCCGGAGGCGCGCATTCGGACCGAACTGCCCTTCGATGCCCTGGTGGACGCCATCCTGGCCAAGCGGAACCTGGGCACGGCCCTCACCGACGCCCCCATCGTCCTGGCCCTGGGGCCGGGTTTTACGGCGGGGGTGGACTGCCATGGGGTGGTGGAGACCAAGCGGGGCCACTACCTGGGGCGGCTCATCCTGGCCGGGAGCGCCATCCCCAACACCGGCGTGCCCGGCGACATCGGCGGCTATTCCGCCCAGCGGATCATCCGGGCCACGGCAGACGGAATCTTTGAGCCGGAGGTGGAGATCGGCCAGAGGGTGGAGACCGGAGCGCTGGTGGCCCGGGTGGATGGCACGCCGGTGTACGCCGCCATGCCGGGCATGGTGCGGGGAATGCTCCCCGCGGGCCTGCGGGTCACCCAGGGCATGAAGGCGGGGGACATCGACCCCCGGTGTGAATACGAGCACTGCTTCACCGTCTCGGACAAGGCCCGGGCAGTGGGCGGCGGCGTGCTGGAGGGGCTGCTGTACTTCCAGAGCCGCCGGGGCTGA
- a CDS encoding thioredoxin family protein yields the protein MKEMLLFVLKDCPHCRLALQCQEELLQAHPEWRDIPLRVIDEREEADLADSYDYFYVPTYYVGGEKVHEGHAEREDVEKVLRLAAEE from the coding sequence ATGAAAGAAATGTTGCTGTTTGTGCTCAAGGACTGCCCCCACTGCCGGCTGGCCCTGCAATGCCAGGAGGAGCTGCTCCAGGCGCACCCGGAGTGGCGGGACATCCCCCTGCGCGTGATCGACGAGCGGGAGGAGGCCGACCTGGCTGACTCCTACGATTATTTCTATGTGCCCACCTATTACGTCGGCGGGGAGAAGGTCCACGAGGGCCACGCCGAGCGGGAGGACGTGGAAAAGGTGCTCCGGCTGGCGGCGGAGGAATAA
- a CDS encoding nucleotidyltransferase family protein, which produces MRAAATVGAVLMASGAGSRFGSNKLLHPVEGRPLIQRAFAALPAALFDRAVVVSRYPEILSLAAQAGYHAFENPFADLGQSRSVTLGLAAVEDLDGALFAVCDQPWLTTESIKRLLNSFQESPDCICALSWGGKRGNPALFPREFYPELFALTGDAGGGAVIQAHPDRLVLVEAADPRELRDVDTLNDL; this is translated from the coding sequence ATGAGGGCCGCCGCGACGGTGGGGGCGGTGCTGATGGCCTCCGGCGCAGGGAGCCGGTTTGGCTCCAACAAGCTGCTCCACCCGGTGGAGGGGAGGCCGCTGATCCAGCGGGCCTTCGCCGCCCTGCCCGCCGCCCTCTTTGACCGGGCCGTGGTGGTGAGCCGCTACCCGGAGATCCTGTCCCTGGCCGCCCAGGCGGGCTACCACGCCTTTGAAAATCCCTTTGCCGACCTGGGCCAGTCCAGGTCCGTCACCCTGGGCCTGGCGGCGGTGGAGGATCTGGACGGGGCTCTGTTCGCCGTCTGTGACCAGCCCTGGCTGACTACGGAGAGTATCAAACGTCTGCTAAATTCCTTTCAGGAATCGCCCGACTGCATCTGCGCCCTGTCCTGGGGTGGAAAGCGGGGCAACCCGGCGCTCTTTCCCAGGGAATTTTACCCGGAGCTCTTTGCCCTCACCGGCGACGCCGGCGGCGGAGCGGTGATCCAGGCCCATCCCGACCGGCTGGTCCTGGTGGAGGCGGCCGACCCCCGGGAGCTCCGGGATGTGGATACCCTCAACGATCTGTAA